A region from the Achromobacter seleniivolatilans genome encodes:
- a CDS encoding DUF4381 domain-containing protein — protein MNADTSPSVDQLLSLPLPAPVSYWPQTWGWAAVLFVAVLLAVVLTWRAARNRQRNRYRREGLLQLDALRVAAQTDPLAARELPALLKRVGLSSVVQDDRARVGALTGAQWVRFMTEDHGVFEPETDALLRTLAYGPPDTVRAIAPARLQALFAASRRWMEQHHVAA, from the coding sequence ATGAATGCGGATACTTCGCCCTCGGTTGACCAGTTGCTTTCCTTGCCGCTCCCTGCGCCGGTCAGCTATTGGCCGCAAACTTGGGGCTGGGCTGCAGTGCTGTTCGTCGCGGTGCTGCTGGCTGTCGTGCTCACTTGGCGGGCCGCTCGCAACCGTCAACGCAATCGCTATCGGCGGGAAGGCCTATTGCAACTGGATGCGCTGCGGGTGGCGGCACAGACCGACCCGCTGGCCGCCCGGGAGCTGCCAGCCTTACTCAAGCGCGTGGGTTTGTCCTCGGTAGTTCAAGACGATAGAGCCAGGGTAGGGGCGTTGACGGGCGCGCAGTGGGTGCGGTTCATGACGGAAGACCACGGCGTTTTTGAGCCGGAAACGGACGCCTTGCTGCGCACACTGGCGTATGGCCCGCCAGACACGGTGCGCGCCATTGCTCCCGCGCGGCTGCAAGCGCTGTTTGCCGCAAGCCGGCGCTGGATGGAGCAGCACCATGTGGCGGCTTGA
- a CDS encoding vWA domain-containing protein, translating to MWRLEYPWLLALLPLGWLAYRYLPSYVQRRGAVRIPFFESVARSVGQSPQRPGVRRDGWQLALNVLVWALLVLALARPERVEPPLEHRQPVRDLMLALDISQSMETQDFVNPQGKRVDRLTGVKTVVADFIARRKDDRLGLIVFGTAAYPQAPLTQDHATLNVLLDQISTGMAGPNTAIGDAIGVAIKQLEHAAERDKVLILLTDGNDTGSAVPPDRAAGMAADRHIIVHTIGIGDPQGQGEEKVDFDVLRQIAKATAGRFFSAQDQASLQQVYATLDQITPHEVREFRHQPKQDFFWVPLGLAVLLLGVWHLSAALRGRLGRRNADPNADPKAGQKEGVWKST from the coding sequence ATGTGGCGGCTTGAATATCCGTGGCTGTTGGCCTTGCTGCCGCTGGGCTGGTTGGCCTACCGCTATCTGCCTTCGTACGTGCAGCGCCGCGGGGCGGTAAGAATTCCGTTTTTTGAGTCCGTGGCGCGCAGTGTGGGGCAGTCTCCGCAGCGCCCCGGCGTCCGGCGTGACGGCTGGCAACTGGCGCTGAACGTGCTGGTCTGGGCGTTGCTGGTGTTGGCGCTGGCCCGTCCGGAGCGGGTAGAGCCCCCGCTTGAACACCGGCAGCCAGTGCGCGATCTGATGCTGGCGCTGGATATCTCACAATCCATGGAGACGCAGGATTTTGTGAACCCGCAAGGCAAGCGCGTAGATCGGTTGACGGGCGTAAAGACGGTAGTCGCGGATTTCATTGCCCGCCGCAAGGACGACCGGCTGGGGCTCATCGTCTTTGGCACGGCGGCGTATCCGCAAGCGCCGCTGACGCAGGACCATGCCACATTGAACGTGCTGCTGGATCAGATCAGTACCGGCATGGCTGGGCCGAACACGGCGATCGGCGACGCCATCGGCGTTGCGATCAAACAGTTGGAGCACGCGGCCGAACGTGACAAGGTGCTGATCCTGCTGACCGACGGCAACGATACCGGCAGCGCCGTGCCGCCCGACCGCGCGGCCGGGATGGCGGCAGATCGTCACATCATCGTGCACACGATCGGCATCGGCGACCCTCAAGGCCAGGGCGAAGAGAAGGTCGACTTCGACGTCTTGCGCCAGATTGCCAAGGCGACAGCCGGCCGATTTTTCTCGGCGCAGGATCAAGCGTCGCTGCAACAGGTCTACGCCACGTTGGACCAGATCACCCCGCATGAAGTCCGCGAATTCCGGCACCAGCCCAAACAGGATTTCTTCTGGGTGCCGCTGGGGCTGGCTGTGCTGCTGCTTGGCGTGTGGCACCTGAGCGCCGCATTGCGCGGGCGCTTGGGCCGGCGCAATGCCGATCCCAATGCCGATCCCAAAGCCGGTCAGAAGGAGGGCGTATGGAAATCGACTTAA
- a CDS encoding vWA domain-containing protein: MEIDLSAFHFLRPWWLLAVPAALALLWLRRSEGSRLGWRSSISPALLPYLTVDAAGSAGPRPIHAVAALLILGGIAAAGPTWEQDRPPFLDNQAPLIVAVDLSPSMDANDVPPSRLEAVKHKLHDLLARRTGAKTGLIAYAGSAHLVLPPTDDPNLVDLFVQSLSTSLIAAPGRDVAGVITLAESVLQATQAGGTLLLATDGADTDQLAQVQQLAKGSDFQILILATGTAHGGVLHDARGQPRMDAQGKPLLGTFNTDAIKQLAQAARAPLGSLTVNEDDLDWVQLHAQRHFQEVQDAGQPMHWKDAGYWLCWPLGLLALLGLRRGWNVNWTAGLLLAWMTGVYPSTANAGPVADAFFTPDQQGRWAYEHHDFAGAAAAFQDPYWKGRAAYDAGDYRAALAAFARLDTPEAYFYLGNTQARLRNYDAALASYDHALRMRSPFPEAVQNRALVAKLQAAIESEQTGQNSDKPDEVAYDNKKGAGKMGDVAVAKASSADVWLRNLSLSPAGFLKQKFAIEDAKKAAAPAGGPRP, translated from the coding sequence ATGGAAATCGACTTAAGCGCCTTTCATTTTCTGCGACCGTGGTGGCTGCTGGCCGTGCCGGCAGCACTAGCGCTGCTATGGCTGCGCAGATCGGAAGGTTCGCGCCTGGGCTGGCGAAGCTCGATTTCGCCTGCGTTGCTGCCGTATCTGACGGTGGATGCCGCGGGCAGCGCGGGACCGCGTCCGATCCACGCCGTCGCGGCGCTGTTGATACTTGGCGGTATCGCGGCAGCGGGCCCGACGTGGGAACAGGATCGGCCTCCGTTTCTGGACAACCAAGCGCCATTGATCGTGGCCGTGGATCTATCGCCATCGATGGATGCGAATGACGTCCCGCCCAGCCGCCTGGAGGCGGTCAAGCACAAGCTGCACGATTTACTGGCGCGCCGGACGGGCGCCAAGACCGGGCTGATCGCCTACGCGGGGTCGGCGCACTTGGTGCTGCCTCCGACTGATGATCCCAATTTGGTCGATCTGTTCGTTCAATCCTTGTCGACAAGTCTGATCGCTGCGCCGGGCAGGGATGTTGCCGGCGTCATCACCCTTGCAGAATCGGTCTTGCAGGCCACACAAGCCGGTGGCACCTTGCTGCTGGCTACGGATGGCGCAGACACGGACCAGCTGGCGCAGGTGCAGCAATTGGCCAAGGGCAGCGACTTCCAGATTCTGATCTTGGCAACCGGCACGGCGCATGGTGGCGTGCTGCACGATGCCCGGGGCCAGCCGCGCATGGATGCTCAGGGCAAGCCCTTGCTAGGCACTTTCAACACTGACGCGATCAAGCAATTGGCCCAAGCGGCGCGAGCGCCGCTGGGCAGCTTGACAGTGAATGAAGACGACCTGGATTGGGTCCAGCTGCACGCGCAACGGCATTTCCAGGAAGTGCAGGACGCAGGTCAGCCGATGCATTGGAAGGATGCCGGGTATTGGCTGTGCTGGCCATTGGGCCTGCTGGCGTTGTTGGGATTGCGGCGCGGTTGGAACGTCAACTGGACAGCGGGGCTACTGTTGGCGTGGATGACGGGCGTTTATCCATCGACTGCAAACGCCGGTCCTGTGGCCGACGCCTTCTTCACCCCTGATCAGCAGGGCCGCTGGGCATACGAACACCATGATTTTGCCGGCGCGGCAGCGGCGTTTCAAGATCCGTACTGGAAGGGCCGTGCCGCGTACGACGCTGGAGACTACCGCGCGGCGTTGGCCGCATTCGCGCGGCTCGACACGCCAGAAGCGTATTTTTATCTGGGCAATACGCAGGCGCGGCTGCGCAACTACGACGCAGCGTTGGCCTCGTATGACCACGCCTTGCGTATGCGCTCGCCGTTTCCCGAGGCGGTGCAGAACCGGGCGCTGGTGGCCAAGCTGCAAGCGGCGATTGAGTCCGAACAAACCGGCCAAAACTCAGACAAGCCGGACGAGGTGGCCTACGACAACAAGAAAGGCGCGGGCAAGATGGGCGATGTGGCAGTAGCCAAGGCATCTTCCGCCGATGTGTGGCTGCGTAACCTGAGTCTGTCGCCAGCGGGGTTTCTCAAGCAGAAGTTCGCCATTGAAGATGCCAAAAAGGCCGCCGCGCCGGCCGGAGGGCCTCGGCCATGA